The Halomonas sp. THAF5a genome segment CCGAAGCCGCAGCCGGGATAGAGGTACTCGTAGCCGATGCGCGAATCGGCGCCCATGCCCTGGCGCACATGCTCCACGTCGACGCCGAGGCTGTCGGCGAGCCCGGCGATCTCGTTCATGTAGCTGATGCGGGTCGCCAGCATGCCGTTGATGGCGAGCTTGGTGAGCTCCGCGGCGCGGCGCGGCATGCGCTGGATCACCTCACGGCGACGGTTGAAGGCGCGCAGCAGTTCGCGCACCAGGCGTGCGGCGCGGTCGTCGTCGCAGCCGAGCAGCCAGCGCGAGGGCCGGGTGAAGGTCTCCCAGGCCCGCCCCTCCTCGAGCAGGTCGGCCAGCGCCACCGCCCGGCAGCCGTCCAGCCGCGCCTCCAGCTGCTCGGTCTCGCCGACCGGGAAGGTGGAGTTGTTGATGAGCACGGCCCCGGGGCAGAGGCTCGCCATGCGCGTCTCCACGCAGGCGGCGGCGTCCAGGCGCTGGTCGGGCGAGACGGCGAGCCACATCACGTCGAAGGGGTCATCGCCGAGGGCATCGTCGTCCTGGGACAGTATCCGCAGGCTGCCCTGGGCCAGTCCCTCCTCGAGCCGGCCCATCAGTTCCGGCTCGCTCAGAAGCCAGCGGCTCTGGGCGAGGGCCGGCCAGTCGGCCGAGGCGTGGGGCAGCCAGGCCACGCGGTGGCCCACCCAGGAGAGCGCGGCCGCGGCGGTGGCCGCGGCCAGCTCGCTGCCATGGATCAGTACCCGCATCGCCTCACTCCTCGTCCGCGTAGCGCGCGAGCAGCTCG includes the following:
- a CDS encoding nucleotide sugar dehydrogenase, producing the protein MRVLIHGSELAAATAAAALSWVGHRVAWLPHASADWPALAQSRWLLSEPELMGRLEEGLAQGSLRILSQDDDALGDDPFDVMWLAVSPDQRLDAAACVETRMASLCPGAVLINNSTFPVGETEQLEARLDGCRAVALADLLEEGRAWETFTRPSRWLLGCDDDRAARLVRELLRAFNRRREVIQRMPRRAAELTKLAINGMLATRISYMNEIAGLADSLGVDVEHVRQGMGADSRIGYEYLYPGCGFGGPNFSRDLMRLAHVQSASGRHSALLDQVLDINEHKKETLFRKLWSHFHGRLGGRTVAVWGAAFKPGTARIDQAPVLTLLRALWAQGVTVHLHDPAAIPAVLAEVGEHPLLQVFDADPLAACEGADALMLVTEWKAYWNPDWPRLSALLGEKLLLDGRNIYDPAHVADMGLHYRGIGRRADP